One genomic region from Argentina anserina chromosome 2, drPotAnse1.1, whole genome shotgun sequence encodes:
- the LOC126783685 gene encoding uncharacterized protein ycf20 — protein sequence MACLFSFPSTGLQKFGLSPQSRVSHAKYGVFTLRSSPKAFRVRAVQENGGSRRLVDIIRTVPEISRNYFRSPSRRALFGGISLLGGFYVAQTISLSFGALGVNDVIAAVVCVLLTEYVTKFYYSRPKVTFPIALLNNFKMGFTYGLFIDAFKLAS from the coding sequence ATGGCCTGTTTGTTTAGTTTTCCATCAACAGGACTCcagaaatttggattgagtCCTCAAAGCAGAGTTTCACATGCGAAATACGGAGTTTTTACTTTGAGATCCTCACCTAAAGCTTTTCGTGTCCGAGCTGTGCAAGAGAATGGAGGATCCCGCAGACTAGTTGATATAATAAGAACTGTGCCAGAGATCTCCAGGAACTACTTTCGAAGTCCATCTCGTAGAGCTCTCTTTGGGGGAATATCTTTGTTGGGTGGTTTTTATGTTGCACAAACTATATCTCTGTCATTTGGAGCTTTAGGGGTCAATGATGTTATTGCTGCAGTTGTGTGTGTTCTCCTGACAGAATATGTAACCAAATTTTATTACAGCAGACCAAAAGTAACATTTCCTATCGCTCTTCTCAACAATTTCAAGATGGGATTCACTTATGGGCTGTTCATAGATGCTTTTAAGCTTGCCAGTTAA
- the LOC126783676 gene encoding sugar transport protein 10-like isoform X3 translates to MAGGTFNIEGGGKNYEGRITLFVIFTCVVAASGGLLFGYDIGISGGVTSMEPFLSKFFPSVQKKMKNSGCAFLFGAILNGVANSIVLLILGRLSLGVGVGFANQAVPVYLAEMAPAKFRGALNIGFSIACTIGILVANLVNYGTSKIKSGQGWRVSLALAGVPALMMIIGSLFLPDTPNSIIARGHPHQAKKVLQKVRGTENVEEEFQDLIQASEAAKKVEHSWKTIIEPRYRPQLVICCLIPLFQQLTGINAIMFYAPVLFKTLGMGDDASLISAIITGSVNVVATIVSILTVDRLGRRVLFLEGGMQMIVCQIGVAILVGLKFGVSGVGSLTKGEADFLLFLICTYVAGFAWSWGPLGWLVPSEICPLEIRSAGQAINVSVNMLFTFVIGQVFLTMLCSMKFGLFFFFAGFVIIMTIFVAFFIPETKNIPIEEINTVWKAHWFWGKYIPDDVVIDGIHNKSKVDI, encoded by the exons ATGGCAGGCGGCACGTTTAACATTGAGGGTGGTGGTAAAAATTATGAAGGAAGGATCACTCTCTTTGTGATCTTCACCTGCGTAGTGGCCGCCTCCGGGGGTCTCCTCTTCGGATATGATATTGGTATCTCAGGAGGAGTGACTTCCATGGAGCCATTCTTAAGCAAGTTCTTCCCATCCGTccagaagaaaatgaagaattcCG GCTGTGCTTTCCTTTTCGGTGCTATCTTAAATGGCGTTGCTAATAGCATTGTACTCTTAATCCTCGGTCGTTTGTCTCTTGGTGTTGGTGTTGGATTTGCTAATCAG GCTGTCCCAGTTTATTTAGCGGAGATGGCTCCAGCAAAGTTCAGAGGAGCACTTAACATTGGCTTCTCAATAGCTTGCACCATTGGTATTCTAGTGGCCAATCTAGTTAACTACGGCACATCAAAGATAAAGAGTGGACAAGGGTGGAGAGTTTCTCTGGCTCTTGCAGGCGTACCagctttgatgatgattattgGCTCACTGTTTTTGCCCGATACTCCAAATTCCATCATAGCAAGAGGTCACCCACATCAGGCCAAGAAAGTGTTGCAGAAAGTTCGTGGCACTGAAAATGTCGAGGAAGAGTTCCAAGACCTTATTCAGGCAAGTGAGGCTGCAAAGAAAGTGGAGCACTCATGGAAAACCATCATTGAACCGAGATATAGGCCTCAACTTGTTATTTGCTGCCTCATTCCGTTATTTCAGCAGCTCACCGGCATTAATGCGATCATGTTCTACGCTCCAGTTCTTTTCAAGACTTTGGGAATGGGAGATGACGCTTCCCTCATTTCTGCAATCATAACTGGTTCTGTTAATGTCGTTGCTACTATCGTGTCAATTCTCACAGTCGATAGGCTTGGAAGAAGGGTCTTGTTCCTTGAAGGCGGAATGCAAATGATTGTGTGCCAGATTGGGGTTGCAATCTTGGTGGGATTGAAATTTGGTGTTAGCGGAGTAGGATCACTGACGAAAGGCGAAGCTGATTTCCTCTTGTTCTTGATCTGTACGTATGTTGCAGGGTTTGCATGGTCTTGGGGTCCGTTGGGATGGTTGGTGCCTAGTGAGATATGTCCCTTAGAGATCCGATCAGCTGGACAAGCCATTAACGTCTCGGTTAATATGTTATTCACTTTTGTCATTGGACAAGTTTTCCTAACCATGCTGTGCTCCATGAAGTTCGggttgttctttttctttgctGGCTTTGTTATTATCATGACCATCTTCGTGGCCTTCTTCATACCTGAAACCAAGAATATTCCAATCGAAGAGATTAATACAGTTTGGAAAGCACATTGGTTTTGGGGCAAGTACATCCCCGATGATGTTGTCATTGATGGTATACACAACAAGAGCAAAGTTGATATATAG
- the LOC126783676 gene encoding sugar transport protein 10-like isoform X1, which produces MAGGTFNIEGGGKNYEGRITLFVIFTCVVAASGGLLFGYDIGISGGVTSMEPFLSKFFPSVQKKMKNSGNGNMYCKFESQILTLFTSSLYIAALVASFFASVVTRKYGRKISMFFAGCAFLFGAILNGVANSIVLLILGRLSLGVGVGFANQAVPVYLAEMAPAKFRGALNIGFSIACTIGILVANLVNYGTSKIKSGQGWRVSLALAGVPALMMIIGSLFLPDTPNSIIARGHPHQAKKVLQKVRGTENVEEEFQDLIQASEAAKKVEHSWKTIIEPRYRPQLVICCLIPLFQQLTGINAIMFYAPVLFKTLGMGDDASLISAIITGSVNVVATIVSILTVDRLGRRVLFLEGGMQMIVCQIGVAILVGLKFGVSGVGSLTKGEADFLLFLICTYVAGFAWSWGPLGWLVPSEICPLEIRSAGQAINVSVNMLFTFVIGQVFLTMLCSMKFGLFFFFAGFVIIMTIFVAFFIPETKNIPIEEINTVWKAHWFWGKYIPDDVVIDGIHNKSKVDI; this is translated from the exons ATGGCAGGCGGCACGTTTAACATTGAGGGTGGTGGTAAAAATTATGAAGGAAGGATCACTCTCTTTGTGATCTTCACCTGCGTAGTGGCCGCCTCCGGGGGTCTCCTCTTCGGATATGATATTGGTATCTCAGGAGGAGTGACTTCCATGGAGCCATTCTTAAGCAAGTTCTTCCCATCCGTccagaagaaaatgaagaattcCGGTAATGGAAACATGTACTGCAAATTCGAAAGCCAGATCCTTACACTGTTCACCTCTTCCCTCTATATTGCAGCGTTGGTAGCTTCCTTCTTTGCTTCAGTTGTAACCAGGAAATATGGTCGgaaaatttccatgttttttgCAGGCTGTGCTTTCCTTTTCGGTGCTATCTTAAATGGCGTTGCTAATAGCATTGTACTCTTAATCCTCGGTCGTTTGTCTCTTGGTGTTGGTGTTGGATTTGCTAATCAG GCTGTCCCAGTTTATTTAGCGGAGATGGCTCCAGCAAAGTTCAGAGGAGCACTTAACATTGGCTTCTCAATAGCTTGCACCATTGGTATTCTAGTGGCCAATCTAGTTAACTACGGCACATCAAAGATAAAGAGTGGACAAGGGTGGAGAGTTTCTCTGGCTCTTGCAGGCGTACCagctttgatgatgattattgGCTCACTGTTTTTGCCCGATACTCCAAATTCCATCATAGCAAGAGGTCACCCACATCAGGCCAAGAAAGTGTTGCAGAAAGTTCGTGGCACTGAAAATGTCGAGGAAGAGTTCCAAGACCTTATTCAGGCAAGTGAGGCTGCAAAGAAAGTGGAGCACTCATGGAAAACCATCATTGAACCGAGATATAGGCCTCAACTTGTTATTTGCTGCCTCATTCCGTTATTTCAGCAGCTCACCGGCATTAATGCGATCATGTTCTACGCTCCAGTTCTTTTCAAGACTTTGGGAATGGGAGATGACGCTTCCCTCATTTCTGCAATCATAACTGGTTCTGTTAATGTCGTTGCTACTATCGTGTCAATTCTCACAGTCGATAGGCTTGGAAGAAGGGTCTTGTTCCTTGAAGGCGGAATGCAAATGATTGTGTGCCAGATTGGGGTTGCAATCTTGGTGGGATTGAAATTTGGTGTTAGCGGAGTAGGATCACTGACGAAAGGCGAAGCTGATTTCCTCTTGTTCTTGATCTGTACGTATGTTGCAGGGTTTGCATGGTCTTGGGGTCCGTTGGGATGGTTGGTGCCTAGTGAGATATGTCCCTTAGAGATCCGATCAGCTGGACAAGCCATTAACGTCTCGGTTAATATGTTATTCACTTTTGTCATTGGACAAGTTTTCCTAACCATGCTGTGCTCCATGAAGTTCGggttgttctttttctttgctGGCTTTGTTATTATCATGACCATCTTCGTGGCCTTCTTCATACCTGAAACCAAGAATATTCCAATCGAAGAGATTAATACAGTTTGGAAAGCACATTGGTTTTGGGGCAAGTACATCCCCGATGATGTTGTCATTGATGGTATACACAACAAGAGCAAAGTTGATATATAG
- the LOC126783676 gene encoding sugar transport protein 10-like isoform X2 encodes MAGGAFNIESGGKSYEGRITLFVIFTCIVAASGGLLFGYDIGISGGVTSMEPFLSKFFPSVAKKMKNSGDGNMYCKFESQILTLFTSSLYIAALVASFFASVVTRKFGRKISMFFAGCVFLLGAILNGVANSIVLLILGRLSLGVGVGFANQAVPVYLAEMAPAKFRGALNIGFSIACTIGILVANLVNYGTSKIKSGQGWRVSLALAGVPALMMIIGSLFLPDTPNSIIARGHPHQAKKVLQKVRGTENVEEEFQDLIQASEAAKKVEHSWKTIIEPRYRPQLVICCLIPLFQQLTGINAIMFYAPVLFKTLGMGDDASLISAIITGSVNVVATIVSILTVDRLGRRVLFLEGGMQMIVCQIGVAILVGLKFGVSGVGSLTKGEADFLLFLICTYVAGFAWSWGPLGWLVPSEICPLEIRSAGQAINVSVNMLFTFVIGQVFLTMLCSMKFGLFFFFAGFVIIMTIFVAFFIPETKNIPIEEINTVWKAHWFWGKYIPDDVVIDGIHNKSKVDI; translated from the exons ATGGCAGGGGGTGCGTTTAACATTGAGAGTGGGGGTAAAAGTTATGAAGGGAGGATCACTCTCTTTGTGATCTTCACCTGTATAGTGGCCGCCTCCGGTGGTCTCCTCTTCGGATATGATATTGGAATCTCAGGAGGAGTGACTTCCATGGAGCCATTCTTAAGCAAGTTCTTCCCATCTGTagcgaagaagatgaagaattcTGGTGATGGAAACATGTACTGCAAATTTGAAAGCCAGATCCTTACATTATTCACCTCTTCCCTCTACATTGCAGCATTAGTAGCTTCCTTCTTTGCTTCAGTTGTAACCAGGAAATTTGGTCGGAAAATCTCCATGTTTTTTGCCGGCTGTGTTTTCCTTCTAGGTGCTATCTTAAATGGCGTTGCTAATAGCATTGTACTGCTAATTCTCGGTCGTTTATCTCTTGGTGTTGGTGTAGGATTTGCTAATCAG GCTGTCCCAGTTTATTTAGCGGAGATGGCTCCAGCAAAGTTCAGAGGAGCACTTAACATTGGCTTCTCAATAGCTTGCACCATTGGTATTCTAGTGGCCAATCTAGTTAACTACGGCACATCAAAGATAAAGAGTGGACAAGGGTGGAGAGTTTCTCTGGCTCTTGCAGGCGTACCagctttgatgatgattattgGCTCACTGTTTTTGCCCGATACTCCAAATTCCATCATAGCAAGAGGTCACCCACATCAGGCCAAGAAAGTGTTGCAGAAAGTTCGTGGCACTGAAAATGTCGAGGAAGAGTTCCAAGACCTTATTCAGGCAAGTGAGGCTGCAAAGAAAGTGGAGCACTCATGGAAAACCATCATTGAACCGAGATATAGGCCTCAACTTGTTATTTGCTGCCTCATTCCGTTATTTCAGCAGCTCACCGGCATTAATGCGATCATGTTCTACGCTCCAGTTCTTTTCAAGACTTTGGGAATGGGAGATGACGCTTCCCTCATTTCTGCAATCATAACTGGTTCTGTTAATGTCGTTGCTACTATCGTGTCAATTCTCACAGTCGATAGGCTTGGAAGAAGGGTCTTGTTCCTTGAAGGCGGAATGCAAATGATTGTGTGCCAGATTGGGGTTGCAATCTTGGTGGGATTGAAATTTGGTGTTAGCGGAGTAGGATCACTGACGAAAGGCGAAGCTGATTTCCTCTTGTTCTTGATCTGTACGTATGTTGCAGGGTTTGCATGGTCTTGGGGTCCGTTGGGATGGTTGGTGCCTAGTGAGATATGTCCCTTAGAGATCCGATCAGCTGGACAAGCCATTAACGTCTCGGTTAATATGTTATTCACTTTTGTCATTGGACAAGTTTTCCTAACCATGCTGTGCTCCATGAAGTTCGggttgttctttttctttgctGGCTTTGTTATTATCATGACCATCTTCGTGGCCTTCTTCATACCTGAAACCAAGAATATTCCAATCGAAGAGATTAATACAGTTTGGAAAGCACATTGGTTTTGGGGCAAGTACATCCCCGATGATGTTGTCATTGATGGTATACACAACAAGAGCAAAGTTGATATATAG